The Neodiprion virginianus isolate iyNeoVirg1 chromosome 5, iyNeoVirg1.1, whole genome shotgun sequence genome contains a region encoding:
- the LOC124304989 gene encoding dihydropyrimidinase isoform X1, producing MSTPVKKVPIHLQSAQNRLLIKNGKIVNEDEIVDNDVYVEDGVIKQLGRNLIIPGGTRVIDARGKYVMPGGIDPHTHFELEFMGTKSVDDFYQGTKAAVAGGTTMIIDFAIPKQGESLLEAYDRYRATADEKVCCDYGLHIGVTSWNSKVKEEMAILARDHGINSFKVFMAYKDTFMLRDPELIEVFAACKDIGAVAQVHAENGDLIAENTKRLLAAGVTGPEGHEMSRPEEVEAEAVNRACVIANQVNCPLYVSPVTSKSSADVIAAKRANGVVVFGEPPASSLGIDGRDQYGKDVNKAIKLITNPPIRPDPTTPAYLIEQLAQGGLQVTGSDNCTFNSEQKALGKNDFSKIPNGVNGVEDRMSVVWEKGVQAGIMNPTRFVAVTSTNAAKIFNLYPRKGVIAVGSDADIVIWDPNRKRTISAETHVQAVDFNIFEGLEVHGVPEYVIVNGRVCVDECDVKVVHGYGRFVETPVYPPYVYDLISEREQKPRGVARTEVELKRYAEEDAAMAKAREAAKAAAATAAASAATIGNSYTNGSVDSLKPKLQNLSCVPTLPESAVVTPSAKGPRLEGQRNLQDSTFSISEDVDEARRACIRVNNPPGGRSAGGFWSVPPKEETEAPSQ from the exons ATGAGTACACCGGTGAAGAAGGTGCCAATTCACCTCCAG AGCGCTCAGAACCGGCTTCTcattaaaaatggaaaaatcgtCAACGAAGATGAAATTGTGGACAATGACGTCTACGTTGAGGATGGTGTGATCAA ACAGCTGGGACGCAACCTGATAATACCAGGTGGAACCAGAGTGATTGATGCACGAGGAAAATATGTGATGCCAGGAGGAATCGATCCTCACACCCATTTCGAGCTAGAATTCATGGGGACCAAGTCAGTGGATGATTTTTATCAGGGGACCAAGGCCGCTGTCGCTGGCGGTACCACGATGATTATAGACTTCGCAATACCCAAGCAAGGGGAGTCACTCCTCGAGGCTTACGACAGGTACAGAGCAACTGCCGACGAAAAGGTCTGCTGTGACTACGGGCTGCACATCGGGGTGACATCATGGAACAGCAAG GTCAAAGAAGAGATGGCAATTCTTGCCAGGGACCACGGAATAAACAGTTTCAAAGTGTTCATGGCCTACAAGGACACTTTCATGCTAAGGGATCCCGAGCTGATCGAAGTTTTTGCGGCGTGCAAAGATATCGGAGCCGTAGCTCAAGTCCACGCTGAAAACGGTGACCTAATTGCGGAG AACACGAAACGACTTCTGGCTGCTGGTGTGACCGGACCTGAGGGTCACGAGATGTCGCGCCCGGAAGAGGTTGAAGCTGAAGCGGTAAACAGAGCCTGCGTGATCGCTAATCAG GTAAATTGTCCGCTGTACGTATCTCCTGTGACGAGCAAATCATCGGCCGATGTTATAGCTGCTAAACGCGCCAACGGTGTTGTCGTATTCGGGGAACCCCCAGCGAGTAGCCTCGGGATTGATGGTAGAGATCAATACGGAAAGGATGTTAACAAGGCTATAAAGCTGATCACAAATCCTCCAATAAGACCAGATCCAACAACACCTGCATATTTGATTGAGCAACTTGCTCA GGGCGGTCTCCAAGTGACCGGCAGTGACAACTGCACCTTTAATTCGGAGCAAAAGGCTCTCGGAAAGAACGATTTCTCCAAGATTCCAAACGGCGTCAACGGAGTCGAAGACAGGATGTCCGTTGTTTGGGAAAAGGGAGTTCAGGCCGGAATAATGAACCCGACCAGATTCGTCGCAGTGACGAGCACGAATGCTGCTAAGATATTCAACCTCTACCCAAGGAAAGGTGTCATAGCTGTCGGCTCCGATGCGGACATCGTTATCTGGGACCCAAACAGGAAACGCACCATTTCTGCTGAGACGCACGTGCAAGCAGTAGACTTCAACATCTTTGAG GGTTTGGAAGTCCACGGTGTTCCAGAATACGTAATCGTCAACGGCCGCGTCTGCGTCGACGAATGTGACGTCAAAGTTGTTCACGGCTACGGCAGATTCGTGGAAACTCCGGTGTACCCGCCGTACGTTTACGACCTCATTTCCGAACGAGAACAG AAGCCACGTGGAGTGGCTCGGACAGAAGTGGAGTTGAAACGATACGCCGAGGAAGACGCAGCCATGGCGAAGGCGAGGGAAGCCGCGAAGGCGGCTGCTGCAACGGCTGCGGCGAGCGCGGCGACGATCGGCAACAGTTATACAAACGGTTCGGTGGACAGTCTGAAACCGAAATTGCAGAACCTCTCGTGCGTTCCAACCTTGCCAGAGTCAGCCGTGGTCACCCCATCAGCAAAGGGTCCGCGTCTCGAGGGTCAAAGAAACTTGCAGGATTCTACCTTCTCGATCAGTG agGACGTCGACGAGGCTCGTCGCGCTTGCATCCGCGTCAATAATCCTCCTGGTGGTCGCAGCGCCGGCGGATTTTG GTCTGTCCCACCCAAGGAGGAAACGGAGGCGCCAAGTCAGTAG
- the LOC124304989 gene encoding dihydropyrimidinase isoform X3, translated as MSTPVKKVPIHLQSAQNRLLIKNGKIVNEDEIVDNDVYVEDGVIKQLGRNLIIPGGTRVIDARGKYVMPGGIDPHTHFELEFMGTKSVDDFYQGTKAAVAGGTTMIIDFAIPKQGESLLEAYDRYRATADEKVCCDYGLHIGVTSWNSKVKEEMAILARDHGINSFKVFMAYKDTFMLRDPELIEVFAACKDIGAVAQVHAENGDLIAENTKRLLAAGVTGPEGHEMSRPEEVEAEAVNRACVIANQVNCPLYVSPVTSKSSADVIAAKRANGVVVFGEPPASSLGIDGRDQYGKDVNKAIKLITNPPIRPDPTTPAYLIEQLAQGGLQVTGSDNCTFNSEQKALGKNDFSKIPNGVNGVEDRMSVVWEKGVQAGIMNPTRFVAVTSTNAAKIFNLYPRKGVIAVGSDADIVIWDPNRKRTISAETHVQAVDFNIFEGLEVHGVPEYVIVNGRVCVDECDVKVVHGYGRFVETPVYPPYVYDLISEREQKPRGVARTEVELKRYAEEDAAMAKAREAAKAAAATAAASAATIGNSYTNGSVDSLKPKLQNLSCVPTLPESAVVTPSAKGPRLEGQRNLQDSTFSISEDVDEARRACIRVNNPPGGRSAGGFW; from the exons ATGAGTACACCGGTGAAGAAGGTGCCAATTCACCTCCAG AGCGCTCAGAACCGGCTTCTcattaaaaatggaaaaatcgtCAACGAAGATGAAATTGTGGACAATGACGTCTACGTTGAGGATGGTGTGATCAA ACAGCTGGGACGCAACCTGATAATACCAGGTGGAACCAGAGTGATTGATGCACGAGGAAAATATGTGATGCCAGGAGGAATCGATCCTCACACCCATTTCGAGCTAGAATTCATGGGGACCAAGTCAGTGGATGATTTTTATCAGGGGACCAAGGCCGCTGTCGCTGGCGGTACCACGATGATTATAGACTTCGCAATACCCAAGCAAGGGGAGTCACTCCTCGAGGCTTACGACAGGTACAGAGCAACTGCCGACGAAAAGGTCTGCTGTGACTACGGGCTGCACATCGGGGTGACATCATGGAACAGCAAG GTCAAAGAAGAGATGGCAATTCTTGCCAGGGACCACGGAATAAACAGTTTCAAAGTGTTCATGGCCTACAAGGACACTTTCATGCTAAGGGATCCCGAGCTGATCGAAGTTTTTGCGGCGTGCAAAGATATCGGAGCCGTAGCTCAAGTCCACGCTGAAAACGGTGACCTAATTGCGGAG AACACGAAACGACTTCTGGCTGCTGGTGTGACCGGACCTGAGGGTCACGAGATGTCGCGCCCGGAAGAGGTTGAAGCTGAAGCGGTAAACAGAGCCTGCGTGATCGCTAATCAG GTAAATTGTCCGCTGTACGTATCTCCTGTGACGAGCAAATCATCGGCCGATGTTATAGCTGCTAAACGCGCCAACGGTGTTGTCGTATTCGGGGAACCCCCAGCGAGTAGCCTCGGGATTGATGGTAGAGATCAATACGGAAAGGATGTTAACAAGGCTATAAAGCTGATCACAAATCCTCCAATAAGACCAGATCCAACAACACCTGCATATTTGATTGAGCAACTTGCTCA GGGCGGTCTCCAAGTGACCGGCAGTGACAACTGCACCTTTAATTCGGAGCAAAAGGCTCTCGGAAAGAACGATTTCTCCAAGATTCCAAACGGCGTCAACGGAGTCGAAGACAGGATGTCCGTTGTTTGGGAAAAGGGAGTTCAGGCCGGAATAATGAACCCGACCAGATTCGTCGCAGTGACGAGCACGAATGCTGCTAAGATATTCAACCTCTACCCAAGGAAAGGTGTCATAGCTGTCGGCTCCGATGCGGACATCGTTATCTGGGACCCAAACAGGAAACGCACCATTTCTGCTGAGACGCACGTGCAAGCAGTAGACTTCAACATCTTTGAG GGTTTGGAAGTCCACGGTGTTCCAGAATACGTAATCGTCAACGGCCGCGTCTGCGTCGACGAATGTGACGTCAAAGTTGTTCACGGCTACGGCAGATTCGTGGAAACTCCGGTGTACCCGCCGTACGTTTACGACCTCATTTCCGAACGAGAACAG AAGCCACGTGGAGTGGCTCGGACAGAAGTGGAGTTGAAACGATACGCCGAGGAAGACGCAGCCATGGCGAAGGCGAGGGAAGCCGCGAAGGCGGCTGCTGCAACGGCTGCGGCGAGCGCGGCGACGATCGGCAACAGTTATACAAACGGTTCGGTGGACAGTCTGAAACCGAAATTGCAGAACCTCTCGTGCGTTCCAACCTTGCCAGAGTCAGCCGTGGTCACCCCATCAGCAAAGGGTCCGCGTCTCGAGGGTCAAAGAAACTTGCAGGATTCTACCTTCTCGATCAGTG agGACGTCGACGAGGCTCGTCGCGCTTGCATCCGCGTCAATAATCCTCCTGGTGGTCGCAGCGCCGGCGGATTTTGGTAA
- the LOC124304989 gene encoding dihydropyrimidinase isoform X4 codes for MSTPVKKVPIHLQSAQNRLLIKNGKIVNEDEIVDNDVYVEDGVIKQLGRNLIIPGGTRVIDARGKYVMPGGIDPHTHFELEFMGTKSVDDFYQGTKAAVAGGTTMIIDFAIPKQGESLLEAYDRYRATADEKVCCDYGLHIGVTSWNSKVKEEMAILARDHGINSFKVFMAYKDTFMLRDPELIEVFAACKDIGAVAQVHAENGDLIAENTKRLLAAGVTGPEGHEMSRPEEVEAEAVNRACVIANQVNCPLYVVHVMSRSAAEEVEAARRRGVIVWGETLAAALGTDGTQYAHSCWRHAAGHVLSPPLRPDPDTPYNLMIKLAT; via the exons ATGAGTACACCGGTGAAGAAGGTGCCAATTCACCTCCAG AGCGCTCAGAACCGGCTTCTcattaaaaatggaaaaatcgtCAACGAAGATGAAATTGTGGACAATGACGTCTACGTTGAGGATGGTGTGATCAA ACAGCTGGGACGCAACCTGATAATACCAGGTGGAACCAGAGTGATTGATGCACGAGGAAAATATGTGATGCCAGGAGGAATCGATCCTCACACCCATTTCGAGCTAGAATTCATGGGGACCAAGTCAGTGGATGATTTTTATCAGGGGACCAAGGCCGCTGTCGCTGGCGGTACCACGATGATTATAGACTTCGCAATACCCAAGCAAGGGGAGTCACTCCTCGAGGCTTACGACAGGTACAGAGCAACTGCCGACGAAAAGGTCTGCTGTGACTACGGGCTGCACATCGGGGTGACATCATGGAACAGCAAG GTCAAAGAAGAGATGGCAATTCTTGCCAGGGACCACGGAATAAACAGTTTCAAAGTGTTCATGGCCTACAAGGACACTTTCATGCTAAGGGATCCCGAGCTGATCGAAGTTTTTGCGGCGTGCAAAGATATCGGAGCCGTAGCTCAAGTCCACGCTGAAAACGGTGACCTAATTGCGGAG AACACGAAACGACTTCTGGCTGCTGGTGTGACCGGACCTGAGGGTCACGAGATGTCGCGCCCGGAAGAGGTTGAAGCTGAAGCGGTAAACAGAGCCTGCGTGATCGCTAATCAG GTCAACTGCCCGCTGTATGTTGTGCATGTGATGAGTCGGAGTGCAGCTGAAGAAGTTGAAGCAGCTCGAAGACGCGGTGTGATAGTGTGGGGTGAGACATTGGCGGCTGCTTTAGGAACCGACGGTACACAGTACGCACACTCTTGCTGGAGACACGCAGCTGGACACGTGCTCAGCCCTCCTCTGAGGCCTGATCCTGACACACCTTACAATTTAATGATAAAACTTGCAAC GTAA
- the LOC124304989 gene encoding dihydropyrimidinase isoform X2: MSTPVKKVPIHLQSAQNRLLIKNGKIVNEDEIVDNDVYVEDGVIKQLGRNLIIPGGTRVIDARGKYVMPGGIDPHTHFELEFMGTKSVDDFYQGTKAAVAGGTTMIIDFAIPKQGESLLEAYDRYRATADEKVCCDYGLHIGVTSWNSKVKEEMAILARDHGINSFKVFMAYKDTFMLRDPELIEVFAACKDIGAVAQVHAENGDLIAENTKRLLAAGVTGPEGHEMSRPEEVEAEAVNRACVIANQVNCPLYVVHVMSRSAAEEVEAARRRGVIVWGETLAAALGTDGTQYAHSCWRHAAGHVLSPPLRPDPDTPYNLMIKLATGGLQVTGSDNCTFNSEQKALGKNDFSKIPNGVNGVEDRMSVVWEKGVQAGIMNPTRFVAVTSTNAAKIFNLYPRKGVIAVGSDADIVIWDPNRKRTISAETHVQAVDFNIFEGLEVHGVPEYVIVNGRVCVDECDVKVVHGYGRFVETPVYPPYVYDLISEREQKPRGVARTEVELKRYAEEDAAMAKAREAAKAAAATAAASAATIGNSYTNGSVDSLKPKLQNLSCVPTLPESAVVTPSAKGPRLEGQRNLQDSTFSISEDVDEARRACIRVNNPPGGRSAGGFWSVPPKEETEAPSQ; the protein is encoded by the exons ATGAGTACACCGGTGAAGAAGGTGCCAATTCACCTCCAG AGCGCTCAGAACCGGCTTCTcattaaaaatggaaaaatcgtCAACGAAGATGAAATTGTGGACAATGACGTCTACGTTGAGGATGGTGTGATCAA ACAGCTGGGACGCAACCTGATAATACCAGGTGGAACCAGAGTGATTGATGCACGAGGAAAATATGTGATGCCAGGAGGAATCGATCCTCACACCCATTTCGAGCTAGAATTCATGGGGACCAAGTCAGTGGATGATTTTTATCAGGGGACCAAGGCCGCTGTCGCTGGCGGTACCACGATGATTATAGACTTCGCAATACCCAAGCAAGGGGAGTCACTCCTCGAGGCTTACGACAGGTACAGAGCAACTGCCGACGAAAAGGTCTGCTGTGACTACGGGCTGCACATCGGGGTGACATCATGGAACAGCAAG GTCAAAGAAGAGATGGCAATTCTTGCCAGGGACCACGGAATAAACAGTTTCAAAGTGTTCATGGCCTACAAGGACACTTTCATGCTAAGGGATCCCGAGCTGATCGAAGTTTTTGCGGCGTGCAAAGATATCGGAGCCGTAGCTCAAGTCCACGCTGAAAACGGTGACCTAATTGCGGAG AACACGAAACGACTTCTGGCTGCTGGTGTGACCGGACCTGAGGGTCACGAGATGTCGCGCCCGGAAGAGGTTGAAGCTGAAGCGGTAAACAGAGCCTGCGTGATCGCTAATCAG GTCAACTGCCCGCTGTATGTTGTGCATGTGATGAGTCGGAGTGCAGCTGAAGAAGTTGAAGCAGCTCGAAGACGCGGTGTGATAGTGTGGGGTGAGACATTGGCGGCTGCTTTAGGAACCGACGGTACACAGTACGCACACTCTTGCTGGAGACACGCAGCTGGACACGTGCTCAGCCCTCCTCTGAGGCCTGATCCTGACACACCTTACAATTTAATGATAAAACTTGCAAC GGGCGGTCTCCAAGTGACCGGCAGTGACAACTGCACCTTTAATTCGGAGCAAAAGGCTCTCGGAAAGAACGATTTCTCCAAGATTCCAAACGGCGTCAACGGAGTCGAAGACAGGATGTCCGTTGTTTGGGAAAAGGGAGTTCAGGCCGGAATAATGAACCCGACCAGATTCGTCGCAGTGACGAGCACGAATGCTGCTAAGATATTCAACCTCTACCCAAGGAAAGGTGTCATAGCTGTCGGCTCCGATGCGGACATCGTTATCTGGGACCCAAACAGGAAACGCACCATTTCTGCTGAGACGCACGTGCAAGCAGTAGACTTCAACATCTTTGAG GGTTTGGAAGTCCACGGTGTTCCAGAATACGTAATCGTCAACGGCCGCGTCTGCGTCGACGAATGTGACGTCAAAGTTGTTCACGGCTACGGCAGATTCGTGGAAACTCCGGTGTACCCGCCGTACGTTTACGACCTCATTTCCGAACGAGAACAG AAGCCACGTGGAGTGGCTCGGACAGAAGTGGAGTTGAAACGATACGCCGAGGAAGACGCAGCCATGGCGAAGGCGAGGGAAGCCGCGAAGGCGGCTGCTGCAACGGCTGCGGCGAGCGCGGCGACGATCGGCAACAGTTATACAAACGGTTCGGTGGACAGTCTGAAACCGAAATTGCAGAACCTCTCGTGCGTTCCAACCTTGCCAGAGTCAGCCGTGGTCACCCCATCAGCAAAGGGTCCGCGTCTCGAGGGTCAAAGAAACTTGCAGGATTCTACCTTCTCGATCAGTG agGACGTCGACGAGGCTCGTCGCGCTTGCATCCGCGTCAATAATCCTCCTGGTGGTCGCAGCGCCGGCGGATTTTG GTCTGTCCCACCCAAGGAGGAAACGGAGGCGCCAAGTCAGTAG